One window from the genome of Cricetulus griseus strain 17A/GY chromosome 2, alternate assembly CriGri-PICRH-1.0, whole genome shotgun sequence encodes:
- the LOC100755584 gene encoding LOW QUALITY PROTEIN: 60S ribosomal protein L23-like (The sequence of the model RefSeq protein was modified relative to this genomic sequence to represent the inferred CDS: substituted 2 bases at 2 genomic stop codons) — MSSRGHGGSSGAKFRISLGLLVGAVINCADNTGAKNLYIISVQGIKEQLNRLPATGVGNMVMATVKKGKLELRKKVHPEVVIXQXKSYQRKDGVFLYFEDNTGVIVNNKGEMKGSAVTGPVAKEHADLWPRIVSNAGSIA; from the coding sequence ATGTCGAGTCGAGGACATGGTGGGTCCTCTGGAGCAAAATTCCGGATTTCCCTGGGTCTTCTGGTAGGAGCTGTGATCAACTGTGCTGATAACACAGGCGCCAAAAATTTGTATATCATCTCTGTCCAGGGCATCAAAGAACAACTGAACAGACTTCCTGCTACTGGCGTGGGCAACATGGTGATGGCTACAGTTAAGAAAGGCAAACTGGAACTAAGGAAAAAGGTCCATCCAGAGGTGGTAATTTGACAATGAAAGTCGTATCAAAGAAAAGATGgggtgtttctttattttgaagacaATACAGGGGTCATAGTAAACAATAAAGGTGAGATGAAAGGTTCTGCTGTCACAGGTCCAGTTGCAAAGGAACATGCAGACTTGTGGCCCAGGATTGTATCCAATGCAGGCAGCATTGCATGA